In Ovis canadensis isolate MfBH-ARS-UI-01 breed Bighorn chromosome 3, ARS-UI_OviCan_v2, whole genome shotgun sequence, one DNA window encodes the following:
- the LOC138437817 gene encoding C-type lectin domain family 12 member B-like isoform X2, which translates to MSEEVTYATLKFSNPKTKEPQESHSLKRTDSHETPDLELGGEAETGAGSIKGTAEATESRAMRGHSAPSKVWYPIACVSLLLNLVILAGLGALGLMYYYKLIFNSKTVYDVQLNVTERVETTTLPTDMPTTVSDFPYSDLRPHLCSEIWIQYGSNCYNFSTKIICNMCNSDCEKNHSSLMNMDGVKNRNRTKMFIRCHPVHIFQTLLNSVSNNTNQTARNVSDISILTCLVPPEVFQVPKQ; encoded by the exons ATGTCTGAAGAAGTGACCTATGCAACTCTCAAATTTTCAAATCCTAAGACAAAGGAACCCCAGGAAAGCCACAGTCTCAAGAGAACAG ATAGCCATGAAACTCCTGACTTGGAGCTGGGCGGTGAAGCTGAAACTGGAGCAGGGAGCATCAAGGGCACAGCTGAGGCGACTGAGAGCAGAGCTATGAGAG GACACAGCGCTCCATCAAAGGTGTGGTACCCTATTGCTTGTGTTTCACTGTTGTTGAACCTGGTGATACTGGCTGGACTGGGAGCCCTGGGCTTGATGT ATTACTACAAGCTCATTTTTAACAGCAAGACAGTTTATGATGTACAACTGAACGTAACAGAACGTGTGGAAACAACCACATTACCCACAGATATGCCTACAACTGTCTCAG ACTTTCCTTATTCAGACCTGCGACCTCACTTATGTTCAGAGATATGGATACAGTATGGAAGTAACTGCTataacttttctaccaaaatAATTTGCAATATGTGCAACAGCGACTGTGAGAAGAATCACTCCTCCCTGATGAATATGGATGGTGTGAAAAATAGGAATAGAACCAAG ATGTTCATTAGATGTCATCCAGTACATATCTTCCAGACGCTTCTGAATTCTGtttccaacaacacaaatcagACAGCAAGGAATGTTTCAGATATTTCCATTTTGACTT GTTTGGTACCTCCAGAAGTATTTCAAGTGCCAAAACAGTGA
- the LOC138437817 gene encoding C-type lectin domain family 12 member A-like isoform X1, whose amino-acid sequence MSEEVTYATLKFSNPKTKEPQESHSLKRTDSHETPDLELGGEAETGAGSIKGTAEATESRAMRGETYWSKEKRHSAPSKVWYPIACVSLLLNLVILAGLGALGLMYYYKLIFNSKTVYDVQLNVTERVETTTLPTDMPTTVSDFPYSDLRPHLCSEIWIQYGSNCYNFSTKIICNMCNSDCEKNHSSLMNMDGVKNRNRTKMFIRCHPVHIFQTLLNSVSNNTNQTARNVSDISILTCLVPPEVFQVPKQ is encoded by the exons ATGTCTGAAGAAGTGACCTATGCAACTCTCAAATTTTCAAATCCTAAGACAAAGGAACCCCAGGAAAGCCACAGTCTCAAGAGAACAG ATAGCCATGAAACTCCTGACTTGGAGCTGGGCGGTGAAGCTGAAACTGGAGCAGGGAGCATCAAGGGCACAGCTGAGGCGACTGAGAGCAGAGCTATGAGAGGTGAGACCTACTGGAGCAAGGAGAAAA GACACAGCGCTCCATCAAAGGTGTGGTACCCTATTGCTTGTGTTTCACTGTTGTTGAACCTGGTGATACTGGCTGGACTGGGAGCCCTGGGCTTGATGT ATTACTACAAGCTCATTTTTAACAGCAAGACAGTTTATGATGTACAACTGAACGTAACAGAACGTGTGGAAACAACCACATTACCCACAGATATGCCTACAACTGTCTCAG ACTTTCCTTATTCAGACCTGCGACCTCACTTATGTTCAGAGATATGGATACAGTATGGAAGTAACTGCTataacttttctaccaaaatAATTTGCAATATGTGCAACAGCGACTGTGAGAAGAATCACTCCTCCCTGATGAATATGGATGGTGTGAAAAATAGGAATAGAACCAAG ATGTTCATTAGATGTCATCCAGTACATATCTTCCAGACGCTTCTGAATTCTGtttccaacaacacaaatcagACAGCAAGGAATGTTTCAGATATTTCCATTTTGACTT GTTTGGTACCTCCAGAAGTATTTCAAGTGCCAAAACAGTGA
- the LOC138437817 gene encoding C-type lectin domain family 12 member B-like isoform X3 produces MSEEVTYATLKFSNPKTKEPQESHSLKRTGHSAPSKVWYPIACVSLLLNLVILAGLGALGLMYYYKLIFNSKTVYDVQLNVTERVETTTLPTDMPTTVSDFPYSDLRPHLCSEIWIQYGSNCYNFSTKIICNMCNSDCEKNHSSLMNMDGVKNRNRTKMFIRCHPVHIFQTLLNSVSNNTNQTARNVSDISILTCLVPPEVFQVPKQ; encoded by the exons ATGTCTGAAGAAGTGACCTATGCAACTCTCAAATTTTCAAATCCTAAGACAAAGGAACCCCAGGAAAGCCACAGTCTCAAGAGAACAG GACACAGCGCTCCATCAAAGGTGTGGTACCCTATTGCTTGTGTTTCACTGTTGTTGAACCTGGTGATACTGGCTGGACTGGGAGCCCTGGGCTTGATGT ATTACTACAAGCTCATTTTTAACAGCAAGACAGTTTATGATGTACAACTGAACGTAACAGAACGTGTGGAAACAACCACATTACCCACAGATATGCCTACAACTGTCTCAG ACTTTCCTTATTCAGACCTGCGACCTCACTTATGTTCAGAGATATGGATACAGTATGGAAGTAACTGCTataacttttctaccaaaatAATTTGCAATATGTGCAACAGCGACTGTGAGAAGAATCACTCCTCCCTGATGAATATGGATGGTGTGAAAAATAGGAATAGAACCAAG ATGTTCATTAGATGTCATCCAGTACATATCTTCCAGACGCTTCTGAATTCTGtttccaacaacacaaatcagACAGCAAGGAATGTTTCAGATATTTCCATTTTGACTT GTTTGGTACCTCCAGAAGTATTTCAAGTGCCAAAACAGTGA